One genomic segment of Vibrio fluvialis includes these proteins:
- the hxsB gene encoding His-Xaa-Ser system radical SAM maturase HxsB, translated as MKLLPFNFEFIDSDIAFLSNEAGFFEYLNRSQLESLVSFSSTGTEELDLLLESKLFLTSPNSSGVSVNALASGMSKRLMKALQFNPIFMIVPTLRCDHTCRYCQVSRASIHARNFDMEESNITPMMEQIKTLSSPPYKLEIQGGEPLIRFDLVQKIYDSAVSILGEEQFEFVIATSLSLLTDEIVSWSEAKAIHFSTSLDGSHLIHNSHRILGNGDSFERVKLGIQKIKSSLGDKHVATVTTVTSALLPYPEDIISTHTELGLNDIFIRPVSPYGFANHDQRSTYSIDEYISFYERFLNVLSTYHQRGYKLVEHSALIHLKRILDPNYSSYSDLKSPSGVILNSILFNYDGRIFGSDEARMLQKSNSDIDFSLGTIQSPNVSNNQFYRSVLSQSFSLCHPGCIDCAYQPFCGADPCQNISVFGEPVGDKSQSRFCQYHKAMFTLVLKHYRSKDEVGQMFKEWIYG; from the coding sequence ATGAAACTTCTTCCTTTCAACTTCGAGTTTATTGACTCAGATATTGCATTCTTAAGCAATGAGGCGGGCTTCTTCGAGTATTTGAATAGATCCCAGCTTGAATCACTTGTTTCCTTTTCTTCCACTGGTACAGAAGAACTAGATTTATTGCTGGAGTCGAAGTTGTTTTTGACTTCCCCCAATAGCTCAGGCGTATCAGTTAATGCCTTAGCATCTGGTATGTCCAAACGTCTGATGAAAGCGTTGCAATTCAACCCAATCTTCATGATCGTTCCAACATTACGGTGTGATCACACATGTCGATACTGTCAGGTTAGCCGAGCCTCAATACACGCTCGGAATTTTGACATGGAAGAAAGCAATATCACTCCGATGATGGAACAAATTAAGACCTTATCTTCACCTCCCTACAAACTGGAGATCCAAGGTGGGGAACCTTTAATACGTTTCGATCTCGTTCAGAAAATTTATGATAGTGCTGTTAGCATTCTTGGAGAAGAGCAGTTTGAGTTTGTCATCGCTACGAGCCTTTCCCTTTTAACGGATGAGATAGTTTCTTGGTCGGAAGCCAAAGCTATCCACTTTTCTACTTCTCTGGATGGTTCACACCTAATACATAACTCACATCGAATACTAGGAAATGGGGACTCATTTGAACGTGTTAAGCTGGGCATACAAAAAATCAAAAGCTCTCTTGGTGATAAACATGTGGCAACGGTGACAACCGTAACGAGCGCTCTACTACCATATCCCGAAGATATTATCTCGACACATACAGAGCTGGGACTGAACGATATTTTTATTCGACCTGTAAGCCCTTATGGTTTTGCCAATCATGATCAGCGTTCGACATATTCTATCGATGAATACATCTCCTTTTATGAACGTTTTCTTAATGTTCTGAGCACTTATCATCAACGAGGATATAAGTTGGTAGAGCATTCAGCACTGATTCACCTGAAACGTATTCTAGACCCGAACTATAGCAGCTATTCTGATTTAAAGTCCCCAAGCGGCGTCATTTTGAATTCGATACTTTTTAACTACGATGGCCGAATCTTTGGCAGCGATGAAGCGAGAATGCTTCAAAAATCGAACTCAGATATCGATTTTTCCCTCGGTACTATTCAATCTCCAAATGTAAGTAACAACCAGTTTTATCGCAGTGTGCTGAGTCAATCTTTTTCTCTGTGTCATCCAGGTTGTATTGACTGTGCATATCAGCCATTTTGTGGTGCAGATCCCTGCCAAAACATCAGCGTATTTGGTGAGCCAGTAGGGGATAAAAGCCAGTCTCGCTTTTGCCAATATCATAAAGCCATGTTTACGCTGGTGCTCAAGCATTACCGTAGCAAAGATGAGGTCGGCCAGATGTTCAAGGAGTGGATATATGGATGA
- the hxsC gene encoding His-Xaa-Ser system radical SAM maturase HxsC, whose translation MDDAIRQDLFELSLRDFSNSGYYQLRKSTNPVETQYLDQLLIMGDESTSLPSIPIGFVGVVFNQALYESIYDGDIATINTFDQLRVILSRNANHNTLLVTERCNNLCLFCSQPPKKDFDSWLLTYAAQAVAAFGFDGEIGISGGEPLIYGSDFLRFLDFVSEFAPKTRLHILTNGRAFSDLRFSQEIAQRTRNMRLAFGIPLYASRAAIHDELVGSKGAFAETVTGMINAGNLGIEMEIRFIPTQANMNELPVLVEYISRVFSNVVQLSVMNLEATGWAKKNWSTLYSTTDDYVECLKEAVCLADVLGLHPTLFNFPLCHLPSELRPYAVKSISDWKNYYPDECGQCLLLKSCGGYFTSSRGKYHQQARRII comes from the coding sequence ATGGATGACGCGATTCGTCAGGATCTCTTTGAATTGAGTTTGAGAGACTTCTCCAACAGTGGTTATTATCAACTGCGCAAGTCTACCAATCCAGTAGAGACACAGTATCTCGACCAATTGCTGATAATGGGAGATGAAAGTACGTCACTTCCATCAATTCCGATAGGGTTTGTCGGTGTTGTGTTTAACCAAGCCTTATATGAGTCTATTTATGATGGAGACATTGCCACCATTAATACATTCGATCAACTTCGAGTCATTCTATCGCGCAATGCCAATCACAACACTCTACTTGTCACTGAGCGATGCAATAACCTGTGCTTGTTCTGCTCTCAACCACCTAAAAAGGATTTTGACTCGTGGTTATTGACCTATGCTGCCCAAGCAGTTGCAGCGTTTGGTTTTGACGGTGAGATCGGTATTAGCGGTGGTGAACCATTGATTTATGGATCTGATTTTTTGCGCTTTCTTGATTTTGTATCCGAGTTCGCGCCAAAGACGCGACTGCATATTCTTACTAATGGCCGAGCGTTTTCTGATCTGAGGTTTAGCCAGGAAATAGCGCAACGAACTAGAAATATGAGACTGGCCTTTGGTATTCCCCTGTATGCAAGCAGAGCCGCTATTCATGATGAGCTTGTCGGCTCGAAAGGCGCATTTGCCGAGACTGTCACAGGTATGATTAATGCTGGTAACTTAGGTATTGAAATGGAAATTCGTTTCATACCTACACAGGCCAATATGAATGAACTTCCTGTTCTCGTGGAATATATCAGCAGAGTTTTTTCCAATGTTGTTCAATTGTCTGTGATGAATTTGGAAGCTACAGGTTGGGCTAAAAAAAATTGGTCTACCTTGTATAGTACAACGGATGATTATGTCGAGTGCTTAAAAGAGGCTGTTTGTCTCGCAGACGTTTTAGGTTTACACCCAACGTTGTTTAATTTCCCTTTATGCCATCTTCCGTCTGAACTTAGACCCTATGCGGTTAAATCAATTTCCGATTGGAAGAACTATTATCCTGATGAGTGTGGACAGTGTCTGCTATTGAAGAGTTGCGGTGGTTACTTTACCTCGTCTAGAGGGAAGTATCATCAACAGGCTAGGAGAATCATATGA
- the hxsD gene encoding His-Xaa-Ser system protein HxsD, translating to MIERRIDKNRFSEYVVRQALYWMSHRASWQLSESEQEWIVQFSAESDIEIYEFERLLNDYLLRERLSHQTIRLRERITLSVLESVERKLRL from the coding sequence GTGATAGAACGTCGGATAGATAAAAATCGTTTTTCTGAATATGTTGTCAGGCAAGCATTGTATTGGATGTCGCATCGGGCATCATGGCAACTCAGTGAAAGCGAGCAAGAATGGATTGTTCAGTTTTCTGCCGAGAGTGATATTGAGATTTATGAATTTGAACGCTTGTTGAATGACTATTTACTCAGAGAACGACTTTCACATCAAACAATTAGGTTGCGGGAACGAATTACATTATCTGTACTTGAATCGGTAGAACGGAAGTTACGTTTATGA